A stretch of Elephas maximus indicus isolate mEleMax1 chromosome 27, mEleMax1 primary haplotype, whole genome shotgun sequence DNA encodes these proteins:
- the LOC126068257 gene encoding olfactory receptor 6C2-like, producing MRNGTVISFFLLGLTNDPQPQVLILILLFLIYMLSVTGNLTIITLTFMDSHLKTPMCFFLKNFSFLEISFTSACIPRYLYNIATGNKVITYNACMSQVFFTDICGAIELFLLAAMSYDRYVAICKPLHYVTIMSSRVCGIVIICCWMAGLCVITPLLCLLLNLEFCDPNMLDHFTCDAFPLVKISRSDTWIVEQTVDISAALTLNMTLICVVLSYGSIIRTIFRFPSVRQRKKALLTCSSHMIVVSITYGTCIFIYTNPAAKEEVTTNKLVSLLISSVSPTLSPFIYTPRNKQVKKAFKDSFERLALLSTKRKFFFFISRNRSMALDIFP from the coding sequence ATGAGAAACGGCACAGTAATATCATTCTTTCTGCTGGGACTGACTAATGACCCTCAGCCACAGGTTCTGATTCTTATCCTTCTCTTTCTCATCTACATGTTGAGTGTGACCGGGAATCTGACCATCATCACACTCACCTTTATGGATTCCCACCTGAAAACACCTATgtgctttttcttaaaaaatttttccttCTTAGAGATCTCATTCACCTCTGCTTGTATTCCTAGATACTTGTATAACATAGCAACAGGTAACAAGGTCATTACCTATAACGCCTGTATGAGCCAAGTGTTTTTTACTGACATCTGTGGAGCAATAGAACTTTTCCTCCTGGCtgccatgtcctatgaccgctatgtggccatctgcaaacccTTGCATTATGTGACCATCATGAGCAGCAGAGTCTGTGGTATTGTCATTATCTGTTGTTGGATGGCTGGTTTATGTGTAATAACCCCACTACTATGCCTACTTTTAAATCTGGAGTTTTGTGATCCTAACATGCTCGACCATTTTACCTGTGATGCATTTCCTCTTGTGAAAATCTCACGCTCAGACACATGGATTGTGGAACAGACAGTTGACATCTCTGCTGCGCTGACCCTAAATATGACTCTTATTTGTGTGGTTCTGTCATACGGTAGCATCATCAGGACAATATTTAGATTCCCCTCTGTCCGCCAAAGAAAAAAGGCCCTTTTGACTTGTTCTTCCCACATGATTGTGGTGTCCATCACCTATGGCACGTGCATTTTCATCTATACGAATCCTGCAGCAAAAGAAGAAGTGACCACTAATAAATTGGTTTCACTGCTTATTTCTTCTGTTTCCCCAACTTTGAGCCCATTTATTTATACCCCGAGGAATAAGCAAGTTAAGAAGGCTTTCAAGGACTCATTTGAAAGGCTTGCATTGCTCTCaactaaaagaaaattttttttctttatttcaaggAACAGATCAATGGCCTTAGACATTTTTCCTTGA